One genomic segment of Alicycliphilus denitrificans K601 includes these proteins:
- a CDS encoding heavy metal translocating P-type ATPase, translating to MSCGSSGYGCADAPVLKSETQTSATTGVAVAVYHIENMDCPTEEALIRGKLGGVPGVVELDFNLMRRTLTVRHTLASLAPVEQALAAVDMQAVRQDDRSAVQTTRLAIAKMDCPSEEALIRSNLATLAGVIDLDFNLMQRTLTVRHAPAVLPDVLGALQSLGFEAQVLEEANRTPASSAPGQTTTHWWPLGISLVAAVAAEAVYWLQGGNHWSVMVLALVAILTGGLSTYKKGWIALKNRNLNMNALMSIAVTGAMLIGHWPEAAMVMVLFALAEVIEAKSLDRARNAIAGLLDLAPERATVQQPDGSWREVDAKQVAIGSRVRVRPGERIALDGEVVEGRSTVNQAPITGESLPVDKGLGDPVFAGSLNESGSFEYRVTALANNSTLARIIHAVEAAQGSRAPTQRFVDQFARWYTPAVFALAVVVALVPPLFVGAAWLDWIYRALVLLVIACPCALVISTPVSIVSGLAAAARHGILIKGGVYLEEGRKLRWLALDKTGTITHGKPAQTDFVALGNASPQHARSLAASLASRSDHPVSKAIAQAALADGVALREVAEFAALPGRGVRGVIDGVAYHLGNHRMLDELGHCSPAMEQRITALEAEGKTAVMLVEPEGVQALMAVADTIKDSSRSAVAELHALGIQTMMLTGDNPHTAKAIATQAGIDRAQGNLLPDDKLREIEALAQSGGVGMVGDGINDAPALARADIGFAMGAAGTDTAIETADVALMDDDLRKIPTFVRLSRTTAQVLTQNIALALGIKAVFLVLTFTGHATMWMAVFADMGASLLVVGNGLRLLRR from the coding sequence ATGAGTTGCGGATCAAGCGGGTACGGTTGTGCTGATGCTCCCGTTCTCAAATCAGAAACACAGACCAGCGCCACTACCGGGGTGGCGGTTGCCGTCTATCACATCGAGAACATGGACTGCCCCACGGAAGAAGCGCTGATCCGGGGCAAGCTGGGCGGCGTGCCCGGCGTGGTGGAGCTCGATTTCAACCTGATGCGGCGCACCTTGACCGTGCGGCACACCCTGGCGTCGTTGGCCCCCGTGGAACAAGCCTTGGCGGCTGTCGATATGCAGGCGGTGCGACAGGACGACCGCTCGGCGGTGCAGACCACCCGCCTTGCCATCGCCAAGATGGATTGTCCGTCCGAGGAGGCGCTGATCCGCAGCAATCTCGCCACGCTGGCCGGTGTGATCGATCTCGACTTCAACCTGATGCAACGCACGCTCACCGTGCGCCATGCCCCAGCCGTGCTGCCTGACGTGCTGGGTGCTCTGCAATCGCTCGGCTTCGAGGCCCAAGTGCTCGAAGAAGCCAACCGCACGCCTGCGTCATCAGCACCGGGGCAGACCACGACCCATTGGTGGCCGCTCGGCATCTCGCTAGTCGCCGCTGTTGCGGCGGAGGCCGTGTACTGGCTCCAAGGCGGCAATCATTGGTCGGTGATGGTTCTGGCTCTGGTCGCCATCCTCACCGGTGGCCTGTCCACCTACAAGAAAGGATGGATTGCCCTCAAGAACCGCAACCTCAACATGAACGCCCTGATGTCGATTGCCGTCACCGGGGCCATGTTGATCGGGCACTGGCCGGAGGCGGCGATGGTGATGGTGTTGTTCGCTTTGGCCGAGGTCATCGAGGCCAAGTCGCTGGACCGCGCCCGCAACGCCATCGCGGGGCTGCTCGATCTGGCCCCGGAGCGAGCCACGGTGCAACAGCCTGATGGCTCATGGCGCGAGGTGGATGCCAAGCAGGTTGCGATCGGCAGCCGGGTGCGAGTGCGGCCTGGCGAACGCATCGCCCTCGATGGGGAGGTCGTAGAAGGCCGCTCGACCGTGAACCAAGCGCCGATCACCGGGGAGAGTCTGCCCGTCGACAAGGGCCTAGGCGATCCCGTCTTTGCGGGTTCCCTCAACGAGTCAGGCTCGTTCGAGTACCGTGTCACGGCGCTGGCGAACAACTCCACGCTGGCCCGCATCATTCATGCGGTGGAGGCCGCACAAGGCAGCCGCGCGCCGACCCAGCGCTTCGTGGATCAGTTCGCGCGCTGGTACACGCCCGCCGTATTCGCCTTGGCCGTGGTCGTCGCACTGGTGCCGCCGCTCTTTGTGGGAGCGGCATGGCTGGATTGGATCTATCGGGCGCTGGTTTTGCTGGTGATCGCCTGCCCGTGCGCGCTGGTGATTTCGACACCCGTCAGCATCGTCAGCGGGTTGGCCGCAGCGGCACGCCACGGCATTCTCATCAAGGGCGGCGTGTATTTGGAAGAGGGCCGCAAGCTGCGCTGGCTGGCCTTGGACAAGACCGGCACCATCACCCACGGCAAGCCCGCGCAGACCGACTTCGTTGCCTTGGGTAACGCTTCGCCCCAGCACGCCCGTAGTCTCGCGGCCAGCCTGGCCAGCCGCTCCGACCATCCGGTGTCCAAGGCAATCGCGCAAGCCGCCCTTGCCGACGGCGTGGCGCTGCGCGAAGTCGCGGAATTCGCCGCATTGCCCGGCCGAGGCGTGCGCGGCGTGATCGACGGAGTGGCCTATCACCTCGGCAACCATCGGATGCTCGACGAGCTGGGACATTGCTCCCCCGCAATGGAACAACGCATCACCGCACTGGAAGCCGAGGGTAAGACGGCGGTGATGCTGGTGGAGCCCGAGGGCGTGCAGGCGCTCATGGCAGTGGCCGACACCATCAAGGACAGCAGCCGGAGCGCCGTGGCCGAACTGCACGCGCTGGGCATCCAGACCATGATGCTGACCGGCGACAACCCACACACCGCCAAGGCGATTGCCACACAGGCCGGGATCGACCGCGCACAAGGCAACCTGCTCCCCGATGACAAACTGCGCGAGATCGAAGCGCTTGCCCAGTCCGGCGGGGTCGGCATGGTCGGTGATGGAATCAACGACGCTCCGGCGTTGGCTCGTGCCGACATTGGCTTCGCGATGGGCGCGGCGGGCACCGACACGGCCATCGAGACGGCCGACGTGGCGCTGATGGACGATGACCTGCGCAAGATTCCGACCTTCGTGCGGCTGTCCCGCACCACGGCACAGGTGCTCACACAGAACATCGCGCTTGCGCTGGGCATCAAGGCCGTGTTCCTAGTGCTCACCTTCACCGGCCACGCGACCATGTGGATGGCGGTGTTCGCCGACATGGGAGCTAGCCTGCTGGTGGTGGGCAATGGCTTGAGGCTGCTGCGCCGATGA
- the cadR gene encoding Cd(II)/Pb(II)-responsive transcriptional regulator: MEIRIGELAQRTGCEVVTIRYYEKEGLLPEPARSSGNYRLYGEEQVKRMQFIRHCRSLDMSLGEIRTLLNLWDSPTQDCGKVNALLDDHIRQVEARVEALLQLRLHLTALREKCAGARPVEACGILQGLVNCSCHTVSTRDEASAGV, translated from the coding sequence ATGGAAATCAGGATCGGCGAACTGGCGCAGCGCACGGGATGCGAGGTCGTGACCATTCGTTACTACGAAAAGGAAGGGCTATTGCCTGAGCCGGCGCGAAGCAGCGGGAACTATCGGCTGTACGGCGAGGAGCAAGTCAAGCGCATGCAGTTCATTCGCCACTGCCGTTCGCTGGACATGTCGCTGGGCGAGATTCGGACCTTACTGAACCTGTGGGACAGCCCCACCCAGGATTGCGGAAAAGTGAATGCCCTGCTGGATGACCATATCCGGCAGGTGGAGGCGCGGGTCGAGGCGTTGTTGCAGCTAAGGCTGCATTTGACGGCCTTGCGTGAAAAGTGCGCCGGCGCACGACCCGTCGAGGCGTGCGGCATTCTTCAAGGGCTCGTGAATTGTTCTTGCCATACCGTCAGCACCCGAGACGAGGCCAGCGCTGGCGTTTAG
- a CDS encoding tyrosine-type recombinase/integrase: protein MALSDLAVRQAKATGKAYTLPDLDGLSLAVTAAGGRTWHFRYYWAGKQKRMSLGTYPEVTLREARSLRDEARALLAKGTNPRVHRKQKRTAVRLADENTFDAVYRKWLKHRGLSLKEGRQTTLSILPRIFDKDVLPALGKRSVYEIKRPDLLEVIAKIEKRKALSVAEKVRTWFNQLFRYALVIVPGLEQNPAADLDVVALPLPPVNHNPFLRMAELPKLLQRLRSYRGRRQTQLGLRLLLLTGVRTGELRQAMPDQFDLDRGLWIIPPDVVKQLQLDMRKKRQQPKDIPPYIVPLSIQAMEIVRHLLDEFKPAQRHLFRHDSDLKKRISENTLNGALKRMGYQERLTGHGIRGTMSTALNEIGYPKVWVDAQLSHVDPNKVSATYNHAEYVEQRRRMMQDWADRLDLFEQNQVEAASMPLTVHLEGVPAFPSEQTANAPSTPVAASPILLVTKPGDAMPLVSAAAHRLPAVPPPRSAAPLVPSDIQRERMELFDVFEAPHNLPVAAFAKMAGKSRRWISYEIKAGNLLALNVGNRGQRVPDWHLDPLKHELIQSVLKLTRGADPWQIYHALLQPRSMLRGHSALEGVTASNLDKLAMAVSTAVKESEWTPPRVGVA from the coding sequence ATGGCACTCTCAGACCTGGCCGTTCGACAGGCCAAGGCAACTGGCAAGGCATACACCCTCCCTGACTTGGATGGCCTCTCCCTGGCCGTCACGGCTGCAGGGGGCAGGACTTGGCACTTCCGCTACTACTGGGCGGGCAAGCAGAAGCGGATGTCGCTCGGCACCTACCCGGAGGTGACGCTTCGCGAGGCCCGCAGCCTGCGCGACGAAGCGCGCGCCCTGCTAGCCAAAGGCACCAATCCTCGCGTTCACCGCAAGCAGAAGCGCACCGCTGTCCGGCTCGCCGACGAGAACACCTTCGATGCGGTGTATCGCAAGTGGCTCAAGCATCGCGGGCTCAGCCTCAAGGAAGGCCGGCAGACGACCCTCTCGATACTTCCGCGCATCTTCGACAAGGATGTGCTGCCCGCCTTGGGCAAGCGGTCGGTCTATGAGATCAAGCGTCCCGACCTGTTGGAGGTGATCGCCAAGATCGAGAAGCGCAAGGCGCTCTCCGTCGCCGAGAAAGTCAGAACGTGGTTCAACCAACTGTTCCGCTACGCGCTGGTGATCGTGCCGGGCCTGGAGCAGAACCCCGCCGCCGATCTCGATGTGGTGGCGCTGCCGCTGCCACCCGTCAACCACAACCCGTTCCTGCGCATGGCCGAGCTGCCGAAGCTGTTGCAGCGTCTGCGCAGCTATCGCGGCAGGCGGCAGACCCAGCTCGGGCTGCGGCTATTGCTGCTGACCGGCGTGCGAACCGGCGAGCTGCGACAGGCGATGCCGGATCAATTTGATCTGGACCGGGGGTTGTGGATCATCCCGCCCGACGTCGTGAAGCAACTCCAGTTGGATATGCGCAAGAAGCGGCAGCAGCCGAAGGACATCCCGCCCTACATCGTGCCGCTGTCGATTCAGGCCATGGAGATCGTCCGGCACCTGCTGGATGAGTTCAAGCCGGCCCAGCGCCACCTGTTCCGGCACGACAGCGACTTGAAGAAGCGCATCAGCGAGAACACGCTCAATGGAGCGCTCAAACGCATGGGCTATCAGGAACGCCTGACCGGACACGGTATCCGCGGCACGATGTCCACTGCGCTCAACGAGATCGGCTACCCGAAGGTCTGGGTGGATGCACAGCTCTCGCATGTCGATCCCAACAAGGTCAGCGCGACCTACAACCATGCCGAGTACGTGGAGCAGCGTCGCCGCATGATGCAGGACTGGGCCGATCGGCTCGACCTCTTCGAGCAGAACCAGGTCGAGGCGGCCAGCATGCCGCTCACCGTGCATCTGGAAGGCGTGCCCGCATTCCCGAGTGAGCAAACCGCAAACGCACCCTCCACGCCGGTTGCCGCTTCGCCAATCCTGCTCGTGACGAAGCCGGGTGACGCCATGCCGTTGGTTTCTGCCGCCGCACATCGGCTGCCGGCGGTTCCGCCCCCTCGATCGGCCGCGCCGCTGGTGCCTTCGGACATTCAGCGCGAGAGGATGGAACTGTTCGATGTCTTCGAAGCGCCGCACAACCTTCCCGTCGCGGCGTTTGCCAAGATGGCGGGCAAGTCCCGCAGGTGGATCAGCTACGAGATCAAGGCGGGCAACTTGCTGGCGTTGAACGTAGGCAACCGCGGCCAGCGGGTGCCGGACTGGCACCTCGACCCACTCAAGCACGAGCTGATCCAGTCCGTCCTGAAGCTGACCAGGGGTGCGGACCCTTGGCAGATCTACCATGCACTGCTGCAACCGCGCTCGATGCTGCGGGGGCATTCGGCACTGGAGGGCGTGACTGCCAGCAATCTCGACAAGCTCGCCATGGCAGTGAGCACGGCCGTGAAGGAAAGCGAATGGACCCCGCCGCGAGTCGGGGTCGCCTAG
- a CDS encoding type IV toxin-antitoxin system AbiEi family antitoxin domain-containing protein — protein sequence MERSSHAQRALALLHKQGFLRTRDLDTIGAPRVVLTRLSTSGQLERVGRGLYRLPGNPMSEKEDLATIAVKVPKAVFCLLTALQFHELTTQLPRQVWIAMPRGSHTPRIEHPPIKMVQMAGDAYALGIDEHERDGARLRIYSAAKTVADCFKHRNQIGLDVAIEALKAAWKTRKASADDLWRHAKVCRVANVMRPYLEAVSHE from the coding sequence ATGGAAAGATCCTCACATGCCCAGCGCGCTCTTGCCCTGCTCCACAAGCAGGGCTTTCTGCGCACCCGCGACTTGGACACCATCGGCGCGCCGCGGGTGGTGCTGACACGTCTGTCCACTTCCGGGCAGTTGGAGCGTGTCGGGCGCGGCCTCTACCGTTTGCCAGGCAACCCCATGTCCGAGAAGGAAGACCTCGCCACGATTGCAGTCAAGGTTCCCAAAGCCGTGTTCTGCTTGCTGACGGCACTCCAGTTCCACGAACTGACCACGCAACTGCCTCGCCAGGTTTGGATTGCCATGCCTCGTGGCAGCCACACCCCACGTATCGAGCACCCGCCGATCAAGATGGTGCAGATGGCGGGTGATGCCTATGCCTTGGGCATTGATGAGCACGAACGCGATGGCGCCAGACTGCGGATCTACAGTGCCGCCAAAACCGTGGCGGACTGCTTCAAGCACCGCAACCAGATCGGCCTGGACGTGGCCATTGAGGCGCTGAAGGCTGCCTGGAAGACACGCAAGGCTTCAGCCGATGACCTATGGCGCCATGCCAAGGTCTGCCGGGTCGCAAATGTCATGCGTCCTTACCTGGAGGCGGTTTCGCATGAGTGA